A portion of the Paenibacillus hamazuiensis genome contains these proteins:
- a CDS encoding ferritin, with product MLSNQLLQKLNEQMNYEFYSSHVYLAMAAYCSAESFDGFANFFIVQAEEEKFHAMKIYHFINRLGKRALIDGMKAPVNEYGSLLDAFEQAYEHEKTVTKRIYDLSDDAWNEREHATINFLKWFIDEQVEEEATFDSIIQKLRRIDNDSNAFYMLDAELAKRTFTPPAGGAEA from the coding sequence ATGCTTTCTAACCAATTGCTGCAGAAACTGAACGAACAGATGAACTATGAGTTTTATTCCTCGCACGTCTATTTGGCGATGGCGGCGTACTGCTCGGCGGAAAGCTTCGACGGATTCGCCAATTTTTTCATCGTACAGGCCGAGGAAGAAAAGTTTCACGCCATGAAAATTTACCATTTCATCAACCGGCTCGGCAAGCGCGCGCTCATTGACGGCATGAAAGCTCCGGTCAACGAGTACGGCTCGTTGCTGGATGCATTCGAGCAGGCGTACGAGCATGAAAAAACCGTGACGAAACGCATCTACGACCTTTCCGACGACGCCTGGAACGAAAGGGAACATGCGACGATCAACTTTTTGAAATGGTTCATCGATGAGCAGGTGGAGGAAGAAGCGACGTTCGACAGCATCATCCAGAAGCTGCGGCGGATCGATAACGACAGCAACGCTTTTTACATGCTCGACGCCGAGCTGGCCAAACGGACGTTTACCCCTCCGGCCGGCGGTGCCGAGGCGTAA
- the ilvE gene encoding branched-chain-amino-acid transaminase, which translates to MAQWIYLNGEFVTKEDAKVSVYDHGFLYGDGIFEGIRIYGGNIFKCKEHLDRLYDSAKSIMLDIPLSYDEMQAALVETIRRNGLKDGYIRLVVSRGPGDLGLDPRRSPKAWVIIIVEQLAIYPEEAYVNGLKTVSVSTRRNIPDALNPKIKSLNYLNNILTKIQANLAGVGEAIMLNSQGYVAEGSSDNIFIVKRGVVYTPPCYCGALEGITRAAIMEICGRVGYTIKEEPFTLHDVYVADEVFFTGTAAEVIAVREVDARIIGTGKAGPITTHLLQEFRKIVQVDGVKVYE; encoded by the coding sequence ATGGCACAGTGGATTTATTTAAACGGGGAATTCGTTACGAAAGAGGATGCGAAGGTATCGGTATACGACCACGGTTTTCTTTACGGTGACGGTATATTCGAGGGCATCCGCATTTACGGCGGCAACATTTTCAAATGCAAGGAACATTTGGACCGGCTCTACGATTCCGCCAAATCGATCATGCTGGATATTCCGCTGTCTTACGATGAAATGCAAGCCGCGCTCGTGGAAACGATTCGCCGCAACGGTCTGAAGGACGGCTATATTCGTCTCGTCGTTTCCCGCGGTCCCGGAGACCTTGGCCTTGATCCCCGCCGCTCTCCGAAGGCATGGGTGATCATCATCGTCGAGCAGCTTGCCATCTACCCGGAAGAAGCTTACGTGAACGGCCTCAAAACCGTCTCCGTCTCCACTCGCCGCAATATTCCGGATGCGCTGAACCCGAAAATCAAGTCGCTTAACTATTTGAACAATATTTTGACGAAAATCCAGGCGAACCTCGCGGGCGTCGGCGAAGCGATCATGCTGAACTCGCAAGGATATGTGGCGGAAGGCTCATCCGATAATATATTCATCGTCAAACGCGGCGTCGTGTATACGCCTCCATGCTACTGCGGCGCCCTCGAAGGAATTACCCGCGCAGCCATCATGGAAATTTGCGGCCGCGTCGGGTATACGATCAAGGAAGAACCTTTTACGCTGCATGACGTCTACGTGGCGGACGAAGTGTTTTTTACCGGTACTGCCGCCGAGGTTATCGCCGTACGCGAAGTGGACGCGCGGATCATCGGCACCGGCAAGGCGGGCCCGATCACGACGCATCTGCTGCAGGAATTCCGCAAAATCGTGCAAGTGGACGGCGTCAAAGTATACGAATAA
- a CDS encoding DUF1540 domain-containing protein yields MAKDVLCEVNSCKYWGANNKCNASSIYVVSRSKQASNSEETDCKTFEPKI; encoded by the coding sequence ATGGCCAAAGATGTGCTTTGCGAAGTGAATTCGTGCAAATACTGGGGAGCGAACAACAAGTGCAACGCTTCCTCCATTTATGTCGTCAGCCGCAGCAAGCAAGCGTCGAATTCGGAGGAAACGGATTGCAAAACTTTCGAACCTAAAATTTAA
- the thrB gene encoding homoserine kinase has product MAHNKVRVKVPASTANLGPGFDTLGMALDVYAWIEMGIAEETRIELFGEQMKGIRADKSNLVYEVAQMVFAKAGVSHPELYIGMYSDIPLTRGMGSSASAIVGGLAAANALIGSPFSRDELFQMATALEKHPDNVGASLFGGLVVAFWDGERAEHIRIEPSERLEVLVAIPEFQLSTEKARGVLPRQLSMKDAVFNVGHSSVLVAALCTGNLEMIPRAMKDALHQPYRAALIPGMDTILREATQHGALGAALSGAGPTLLALVDRESPEKAGLERFLLETLGKENIGARTMWLQPDRGGVQVLTGFDESSTLFENIKGEVRA; this is encoded by the coding sequence ATGGCACACAATAAAGTTCGCGTCAAAGTTCCGGCCAGCACGGCCAACCTCGGGCCGGGTTTTGACACGCTGGGCATGGCGCTTGACGTATACGCCTGGATCGAGATGGGCATCGCCGAGGAGACTCGCATCGAGCTGTTCGGCGAGCAGATGAAAGGGATACGGGCGGATAAATCGAATTTGGTATATGAAGTGGCGCAGATGGTATTCGCCAAGGCGGGCGTCAGCCACCCCGAGCTGTATATCGGGATGTACAGCGACATCCCGCTCACCCGCGGCATGGGCAGCAGCGCCTCGGCGATCGTCGGCGGCCTTGCCGCCGCCAATGCGCTGATCGGCAGTCCGTTCAGCCGCGACGAGCTGTTTCAGATGGCGACCGCGCTGGAGAAGCACCCCGACAACGTCGGCGCATCTTTGTTCGGCGGCCTTGTCGTCGCCTTCTGGGACGGGGAACGCGCCGAGCATATCCGGATCGAACCTAGCGAACGGCTGGAAGTGCTTGTAGCGATTCCGGAGTTTCAGCTGTCGACGGAAAAAGCCCGCGGAGTGCTGCCCAGGCAGCTGTCCATGAAAGATGCCGTATTCAACGTCGGCCATTCGTCGGTGCTCGTGGCCGCGCTGTGCACGGGCAATCTGGAGATGATACCGCGCGCGATGAAGGATGCGCTGCATCAGCCTTACCGGGCCGCGCTGATCCCCGGCATGGATACGATTTTGCGCGAAGCGACGCAGCACGGCGCGCTGGGGGCCGCGCTGAGCGGCGCAGGGCCGACGCTGCTTGCGCTCGTAGACCGCGAAAGCCCGGAGAAGGCGGGGCTGGAGCGGTTTTTGCTGGAGACGCTCGGCAAGGAAAATATCGGAGCCCGCACGATGTGGCTGCAGCCGGACCGCGGCGGCGTCCAAGTGTTGACAGGTTTTGACGAAAGTAGTACATTATTCGAAAACATTAAAGGAGAGGTCCGGGCATGA
- a CDS encoding Dps family protein has translation MSRVVEALNRQIAGWNVLYVKLHNYHWNVKGPQFFTLHAKFQQLYEEAALHIDELAERVLALGGAPIATMKQYLEISSVQEASGHETAEQMVAAIVHDYKTVIGELKEGMALAQETGDETTSDMLLAIHTELEKHVWMLNAFLQ, from the coding sequence ATGAGCCGGGTCGTCGAAGCGTTAAACCGTCAAATTGCCGGTTGGAACGTGCTTTATGTTAAACTGCACAACTATCATTGGAACGTCAAAGGACCGCAGTTTTTTACGCTTCATGCGAAGTTTCAGCAATTGTACGAAGAAGCGGCGCTTCACATCGACGAGCTTGCCGAACGGGTGCTCGCTTTGGGAGGCGCACCGATCGCCACCATGAAGCAGTATCTGGAGATCAGCAGCGTGCAGGAGGCAAGCGGTCATGAAACGGCGGAACAAATGGTTGCGGCGATCGTCCATGACTATAAAACCGTCATCGGGGAACTGAAGGAAGGCATGGCGCTCGCGCAAGAGACCGGCGACGAAACGACGTCGGATATGCTGCTGGCCATCCATACCGAGCTGGAAAAGCATGTTTGGATGCTGAACGCCTTTTTGCAATAA
- a CDS encoding NUDIX domain-containing protein has product MIRTRIISAAMLFYENDLLMMERSLTRTLNPGMWAVVGGHLEPSEISDPKAACLREIEEETGLTQDDIRDLKLQYILLRLNRNEVRQQFIYTATALKREVAQTDEGDLHWIPREDVLNRDIPFIFRSLLAHYFENGPSPHIWVGTAGIDDSANPIVRWTELIDPGV; this is encoded by the coding sequence TTGATCCGCACAAGAATTATTTCTGCCGCCATGCTGTTTTATGAAAACGATCTGCTGATGATGGAACGTTCTCTAACGCGCACGCTGAACCCCGGCATGTGGGCCGTCGTCGGCGGGCACCTGGAGCCTTCCGAAATCAGCGACCCGAAAGCGGCATGCCTGAGGGAAATCGAAGAGGAAACCGGTCTGACGCAGGACGATATCCGTGATCTGAAGCTGCAATATATTTTGCTCCGCCTGAACCGGAATGAAGTGCGCCAGCAGTTTATATACACGGCCACAGCTCTTAAACGGGAAGTAGCGCAGACCGACGAGGGCGATCTCCACTGGATTCCGCGCGAAGATGTGCTGAACCGTGACATCCCGTTTATATTCCGCTCGCTCCTGGCCCATTATTTCGAAAACGGGCCGTCTCCCCATATTTGGGTCGGTACGGCGGGAATCGATGACTCCGCAAACCCGATCGTCCGCTGGACGGAGCTTATAGACCCCGGCGTGTAA
- a CDS encoding LysM peptidoglycan-binding domain-containing protein gives MKIHIVKKGDTLYELSQKYNVDLEKLIAANPQIADPNVIDVGMKVKIPTGPKPVEPPADYLYKHVVVQGDTLWKLGKAWGIPLADMIAANPHLKNPNILLTGDVVYIPKLKQHHEPSHVSHGHVSHGHMPHGHMSQGHMSQGHMSHGHMSHGHISHGHTSHGHISHGHTSHGHMSHGHMSPGHVSPGNVSHGNISHGHVSHGQIHGSPGHHKKDTGYITEPQVAPVQPMPMPEVGHVKMPEPTPLPQVEYTAVEPMVDHTKPQLPVIEPAIPQLPSIHPFEQYQVPAVEVSIHEQEVNVYQEKECPEPNVYPGIGPVHWQEPELPQMHHFQQPFDHGHYEPPYPMMPLAQHYGPVADCGCGGPTAADFAHMYAMHPGMMSGYPQQSYPYPEAQLSSYPAAAPFAGHYPNPGFPPYAAPGAYPYGVNPFQPAKEDCGCNRKDDREGEGDQNGVASVSSKKAAATETKKKTVVSAVKKRKKKPVRRVRENTPWLSR, from the coding sequence GTGAAAATCCATATCGTCAAAAAAGGCGACACGTTGTATGAGCTGTCCCAAAAATACAACGTCGATCTGGAGAAGCTGATCGCCGCCAATCCGCAAATTGCCGATCCGAATGTGATCGATGTGGGCATGAAAGTAAAAATCCCGACCGGCCCGAAGCCGGTGGAGCCGCCTGCGGATTATTTGTATAAACACGTGGTTGTTCAAGGCGATACGCTCTGGAAGCTGGGCAAAGCATGGGGGATCCCTCTCGCCGATATGATCGCAGCCAATCCGCATTTGAAAAATCCGAACATTCTTTTGACAGGCGATGTCGTATATATCCCGAAATTGAAGCAGCATCACGAACCATCCCATGTCTCGCATGGGCATGTATCCCACGGGCATATGCCTCACGGGCATATGTCTCAGGGGCACATGTCTCAGGGGCACATGTCTCACGGGCATATGTCCCACGGACACATATCCCACGGACATACGTCCCACGGACATATATCTCACGGGCATACGTCTCATGGACATATGTCTCACGGACATATGTCCCCCGGGCATGTATCCCCAGGGAATGTGTCCCATGGAAATATATCGCACGGGCATGTCTCCCATGGACAAATCCACGGATCTCCCGGGCATCATAAAAAGGATACGGGATACATCACGGAGCCCCAGGTTGCTCCTGTCCAGCCGATGCCGATGCCGGAAGTCGGCCACGTCAAGATGCCGGAACCGACCCCGCTGCCGCAGGTGGAGTATACGGCCGTAGAGCCGATGGTCGATCATACGAAACCTCAGCTTCCCGTCATCGAGCCGGCGATTCCGCAGCTGCCGTCGATACATCCTTTCGAACAGTATCAGGTGCCGGCGGTGGAAGTGTCGATTCATGAACAGGAAGTTAACGTTTATCAGGAAAAAGAGTGCCCCGAACCAAACGTATACCCGGGCATCGGCCCTGTGCATTGGCAAGAACCGGAGCTGCCGCAGATGCATCATTTCCAGCAGCCGTTCGACCACGGCCATTACGAGCCGCCGTATCCGATGATGCCGCTCGCGCAGCATTACGGCCCCGTCGCGGACTGCGGATGCGGAGGACCGACCGCAGCCGATTTTGCTCATATGTATGCGATGCATCCGGGCATGATGTCCGGTTACCCGCAGCAGTCTTATCCCTACCCCGAAGCGCAGCTGTCCTCGTATCCGGCGGCCGCGCCGTTTGCCGGGCATTACCCGAACCCCGGTTTCCCGCCGTATGCCGCTCCCGGTGCGTATCCTTACGGGGTGAATCCGTTCCAACCGGCGAAGGAAGATTGCGGCTGCAACCGGAAAGACGACCGTGAAGGTGAAGGAGATCAAAACGGGGTCGCCTCCGTCTCCTCGAAAAAAGCTGCCGCCACGGAAACTAAGAAAAAGACCGTCGTCAGCGCCGTGAAAAAAAGAAAAAAGAAGCCGGTGCGCCGCGTTCGTGAAAACACGCCTTGGCTTAGCCGGTAA
- a CDS encoding anthranilate phosphoribosyltransferase yields the protein MKQWIKAVGTGKIGSRNLSYDEAVAAAHAIARGESTDVQTAAFLMAMRMKGEADDEMMGFIDVFRKYSLPFRSFSHSLNSAGPYDGRHYFPVTIPVSLLLASVGFPQVLHGSESLPPKLGQSIKELLEGLGIRVELEAMSWEKIFVQLNIGFIWTDLICPPFGRVRHVREQMGLRTFLNTVEKVINPVHSLSTIIGVNHKTAMDHLIQLLPKSGFETAYIVQGIEGSEDLPIYKSSAVRKVTPWGDESTSIDPATFGFQGQPLEKMTKEDQLELIQRIVQGDDATDIRNEREHVIFNAGLRLYWFDKVASYEEGFQLARSLLQRKEALKLLNKWRELSNKSDFMPRAQAN from the coding sequence ATGAAACAATGGATCAAAGCGGTAGGTACGGGCAAAATAGGATCCCGCAACCTGTCCTACGACGAGGCCGTCGCCGCCGCCCATGCGATAGCGCGGGGGGAATCCACGGATGTGCAGACGGCGGCGTTTTTAATGGCGATGCGGATGAAGGGAGAAGCGGACGATGAGATGATGGGTTTCATCGATGTGTTCCGCAAATATTCGCTTCCTTTCCGGTCGTTTTCCCATTCGCTGAACAGTGCGGGTCCGTATGACGGCCGCCACTATTTTCCGGTGACGATTCCGGTCAGCCTGCTTCTCGCTTCGGTCGGGTTTCCCCAGGTGCTTCACGGGAGCGAATCGCTGCCTCCGAAGCTCGGGCAGTCGATCAAGGAGCTGCTGGAGGGGCTTGGCATCCGAGTGGAGCTCGAGGCGATGTCGTGGGAGAAAATTTTTGTGCAGCTGAACATCGGTTTTATTTGGACGGATTTGATATGCCCGCCGTTCGGCCGGGTGCGCCATGTACGGGAGCAGATGGGGCTGAGGACATTTCTTAACACGGTGGAGAAAGTGATCAATCCGGTGCATTCGCTGAGCACGATTATCGGCGTCAACCATAAAACGGCGATGGACCACCTTATCCAGCTGCTTCCGAAATCCGGTTTCGAGACGGCATACATCGTTCAAGGCATCGAAGGTTCGGAAGATTTGCCGATCTACAAATCGAGCGCCGTGCGCAAGGTGACGCCTTGGGGGGACGAATCGACGAGCATCGATCCGGCGACATTCGGCTTTCAAGGTCAGCCTCTTGAAAAAATGACTAAGGAGGATCAGCTTGAGCTGATCCAGCGGATCGTGCAGGGCGACGACGCGACGGACATACGCAACGAGAGGGAGCATGTTATTTTCAACGCAGGCTTGCGGCTGTATTGGTTCGATAAAGTCGCTTCTTACGAAGAAGGGTTTCAATTGGCCCGCTCGCTGCTGCAGCGGAAAGAGGCGCTTAAGCTGCTGAACAAATGGCGGGAGCTCAGCAATAAATCCGATTTTATGCCGAGGGCGCAGGCGAATTGA
- a CDS encoding homoserine dehydrogenase — MKPIKVGLLGLGTVGTGVVRIVENHQDDLLSQTGAPIEIAKILVQDLSKQRNIPISRDKLTDNPRDVIENEDIDVVIEVMGGIETAKTYILEALERGKHIVTANKDLMALHGPEILAKASEKGCDVFYEASVAGGIPIIRTLIEGFSSDRITKIMGIVNGTTNFILTKMSQEGAAYEDVLKEAQALGYAEADPTSDVEGFDAARKMTILGTLGFRANVALADVSVKGISQVSKEDIAYGKKLGYEVKLLGIAERQDDLISISVQPTMVKQSHPLASVNGVFNAVYVYGEAVGETMFYGPGAGEMPTATSVVADLVAVVRNVKLGIGGRRAFVPYKEKKLKTDEQISAKQYILLHVADKAGVLAQITQVFAEYDVSLESVLQHPNPSNPNAEIIIITHEANQASMKKVLKKFEQLDVVHAIKSVYRVEG, encoded by the coding sequence ATGAAACCGATCAAGGTAGGATTATTGGGACTCGGAACGGTAGGAACCGGCGTCGTGCGCATCGTGGAAAACCATCAGGACGATTTGCTCAGCCAGACGGGGGCCCCGATTGAAATCGCCAAAATTTTGGTGCAGGACTTGTCCAAACAAAGAAACATTCCGATCAGCCGCGATAAATTGACCGACAATCCGCGCGACGTGATCGAAAATGAGGATATCGACGTCGTTATAGAAGTGATGGGCGGCATCGAGACGGCCAAAACGTACATTCTCGAAGCTCTGGAAAGAGGAAAACATATCGTGACGGCGAATAAAGATTTGATGGCGCTGCACGGACCTGAAATTTTGGCCAAAGCTTCCGAAAAAGGCTGCGACGTGTTTTACGAAGCGAGCGTGGCCGGGGGCATTCCGATTATTCGCACGTTGATCGAAGGTTTTTCGTCGGACCGCATCACGAAAATCATGGGTATCGTCAACGGGACGACCAACTTCATTTTGACCAAGATGAGCCAGGAAGGCGCCGCTTACGAGGATGTGCTGAAGGAAGCGCAGGCGCTCGGCTACGCCGAGGCCGATCCGACCTCCGACGTGGAAGGCTTCGACGCGGCGCGCAAGATGACGATTCTCGGCACGCTTGGCTTCCGCGCGAATGTCGCGCTAGCGGACGTTTCCGTCAAGGGCATCTCGCAGGTGTCCAAGGAGGACATCGCTTACGGCAAAAAGCTCGGCTATGAGGTGAAGCTGCTCGGCATCGCCGAGCGCCAGGACGATCTGATCAGCATCAGCGTTCAGCCGACGATGGTGAAGCAGTCGCATCCGCTCGCTTCCGTGAACGGCGTGTTTAACGCCGTCTACGTATACGGCGAAGCGGTCGGCGAGACGATGTTTTACGGCCCTGGCGCCGGCGAAATGCCGACAGCGACGTCCGTCGTGGCCGATCTTGTCGCCGTCGTGCGCAACGTGAAGCTGGGCATTGGCGGCCGCCGCGCGTTCGTGCCGTACAAGGAGAAGAAGCTGAAGACCGACGAGCAGATCTCCGCGAAGCAGTATATTTTGCTGCATGTGGCGGACAAAGCGGGCGTGCTTGCGCAAATTACGCAGGTGTTTGCCGAATATGACGTCAGCCTGGAATCGGTGCTGCAGCATCCGAATCCGAGCAACCCGAATGCGGAAATCATCATCATCACGCATGAAGCGAACCAGGCGAGCATGAAGAAAGTGCTGAAAAAATTCGAGCAGCTGGACGTCGTCCATGCCATCAAGAGCGTATACCGAGTGGAGGGCTAA
- the thrC gene encoding threonine synthase: MRYMGLLHTYKEYLPVTDKTPMLTLQEGNTPLVRAENLSAELDLDIYFKYEGLNPTGSFKDRGMVMAVAKAMEEGSRTIMCASTGNTSAAAAAYAARGGLNCIVLIPNNNIALGKLAQAIIYGAKVIAIEGNFDRALEIVREITAKHPITLVNSVNPFRIEGQKTAAFEVVQQLGKAPDYLAIPVGNAGNITAYWKGFKEFYDKGISKSLPKMIGFEAEGAAAIVRGEPIPNPETIATAIRIGNPATWQGAAAAAKDSGGQINFVTDEQILHAYKTIAAREGIFAEPASAASIAGVMKLKQEGYFSKGQSVVCVLTGHGLKDPNIAIKSVSAEPMVVQDSEQAVMEAIKKLEG; the protein is encoded by the coding sequence ATGAGATACATGGGACTTTTGCACACGTACAAGGAATATTTGCCGGTAACTGACAAGACGCCGATGCTGACGCTGCAGGAAGGCAACACGCCGCTCGTGCGCGCGGAAAATTTGTCCGCCGAGCTCGATCTGGACATATATTTTAAATACGAAGGGCTGAACCCGACCGGTTCGTTCAAGGACCGCGGCATGGTGATGGCCGTAGCGAAAGCGATGGAGGAAGGCAGCAGGACGATCATGTGCGCTTCGACGGGCAATACGTCCGCGGCGGCGGCCGCTTATGCGGCGCGCGGCGGTTTGAACTGCATCGTGCTGATCCCGAACAACAACATCGCCCTCGGCAAGCTGGCGCAGGCGATCATTTACGGCGCGAAGGTCATCGCAATCGAAGGCAACTTCGACCGCGCGCTCGAAATCGTGCGGGAAATTACGGCGAAGCACCCGATCACGCTGGTGAATTCGGTGAACCCGTTCCGGATCGAAGGGCAAAAGACGGCCGCATTCGAAGTCGTGCAGCAGCTCGGCAAAGCGCCGGACTACCTGGCGATCCCGGTCGGCAATGCCGGCAACATTACCGCTTACTGGAAAGGCTTTAAGGAATTTTACGACAAAGGCATCTCGAAGTCGCTGCCGAAAATGATCGGCTTCGAAGCGGAAGGCGCAGCGGCGATCGTGCGCGGAGAGCCGATTCCGAATCCGGAGACGATCGCGACGGCAATCCGCATCGGCAACCCGGCGACATGGCAGGGAGCCGCTGCCGCAGCGAAAGATTCCGGCGGGCAGATCAACTTCGTGACCGACGAGCAAATTTTGCACGCGTACAAAACGATCGCCGCCCGCGAAGGCATCTTCGCCGAGCCGGCTTCCGCCGCCTCCATCGCCGGCGTCATGAAGCTGAAGCAGGAAGGATATTTCAGCAAAGGCCAGTCCGTCGTTTGCGTGCTTACCGGTCACGGTCTGAAGGATCCGAACATTGCGATCAAGAGCGTGAGCGCGGAGCCGATGGTCGTTCAAGACTCCGAGCAGGCGGTTATGGAAGCGATCAAGAAGCTGGAAGGCTAA
- a CDS encoding ACT domain-containing protein yields MLERKPTESKETQQERYYLVREDMLPEALLKTIQAKELLARGEVKTIHEAVDKVDLSRSAFYKYKDGVFPLNRLERERIVTISMDLEHRAGILSRVLAMIAGLEGNVLTIHQTIPLQGMANVVISVDTSMMGEQLAVLLEKLRDQDGVRRASLIGQG; encoded by the coding sequence GTGCTGGAACGCAAGCCTACGGAGTCCAAAGAAACGCAGCAGGAGCGCTACTATTTGGTGCGAGAGGATATGCTGCCGGAAGCGCTGCTGAAGACGATTCAGGCGAAGGAGCTGCTGGCCCGCGGAGAAGTCAAGACGATTCACGAAGCTGTGGATAAAGTGGACCTGAGCCGCAGCGCTTTTTACAAGTACAAGGACGGCGTTTTTCCGCTGAACCGGCTGGAGAGGGAGCGCATCGTCACCATTTCGATGGATTTGGAGCATCGCGCGGGCATTTTGTCCCGGGTGCTGGCGATGATCGCCGGTCTCGAAGGCAACGTGCTGACGATTCACCAAACGATCCCGCTGCAGGGCATGGCTAACGTGGTGATTTCCGTCGATACGAGCATGATGGGCGAGCAGCTCGCCGTGCTGCTGGAGAAACTTCGGGATCAGGACGGCGTCCGCCGGGCGTCGCTGATCGGGCAAGGGTAG
- the pheA gene encoding prephenate dehydratase, translating into MKRIALLGPGTFTEESAHYFLGRDSFEYVGCKMIDDVFMSTASGKTDLSVIPIENTFEGSVLLHVDWLVNEVELPIQAEWVYPISVCLLGKRIPGEDDAAAFGRIKKVYSHHVTPAQCRGFLKNQLPHADLELVGSNGEAARLVQEISTPDVAAIGPLAAGAVYGLDVLAGNIQDHRNNYTRFVLIGNEKPKLKETDRYKTTILVTLPEDFPGALHQVLSAFAWRRINLSKIESRPTKKKLGSYYFYIDIEGSLESVLLPAALEEIRALGCQVRILGCYPTYSYEQEQG; encoded by the coding sequence ATGAAGCGTATCGCCTTACTCGGTCCGGGCACCTTCACCGAGGAATCGGCTCATTACTTTTTAGGCCGGGATTCGTTCGAGTATGTGGGCTGTAAAATGATCGACGACGTTTTTATGTCGACGGCTTCCGGCAAGACCGACCTTAGCGTTATTCCGATCGAGAATACGTTCGAAGGGTCGGTCCTGCTTCATGTGGACTGGCTGGTCAACGAAGTCGAGCTGCCCATTCAGGCCGAATGGGTATACCCGATATCCGTCTGTCTGCTCGGAAAGCGGATTCCCGGAGAAGATGACGCCGCGGCGTTCGGCCGGATCAAGAAAGTTTACTCGCACCATGTGACGCCGGCCCAATGCAGAGGGTTTTTGAAAAATCAATTGCCGCATGCCGATTTGGAGCTGGTCGGCAGCAACGGGGAAGCGGCCAGGCTTGTCCAGGAGATCAGCACCCCCGATGTGGCGGCGATCGGTCCGCTTGCCGCCGGGGCCGTGTACGGGCTCGATGTTTTGGCGGGAAATATCCAGGACCATCGCAACAACTATACCCGCTTCGTGCTGATCGGCAACGAGAAACCGAAGCTGAAGGAAACGGACCGCTACAAGACGACGATTTTGGTTACTCTGCCGGAAGACTTTCCGGGTGCGCTGCACCAGGTGCTCTCCGCGTTTGCCTGGAGGCGGATCAACCTGTCGAAAATCGAGTCGCGTCCGACCAAAAAGAAACTCGGCAGCTATTATTTTTACATCGATATCGAAGGATCTTTGGAATCCGTACTGCTGCCGGCCGCGTTGGAAGAAATTCGGGCGCTCGGCTGCCAGGTCCGCATTTTGGGATGCTACCCCACCTATTCTTATGAGCAGGAGCAAGGTTAA